From the genome of Gopherus evgoodei ecotype Sinaloan lineage chromosome 5, rGopEvg1_v1.p, whole genome shotgun sequence, one region includes:
- the IL15 gene encoding interleukin-15 isoform X2: MLSLQTRSQTCLCGPPLQIHGHLCDVGKPGADSCQVCRPQLSTDKFIAGNQTSSPILVMFKKTYLRSICLHYQQYLILNRHFLSFLNNAAGITIFILCCISAYLPGIEAERRRWEAVIDDLHEIKYTSDSIDACLYTAYTDKPDECEVQVMECFLLELKVISHECEIRKGCKIKQYVRNVLANVKANLPKNTSLPTSPNRNKITCKQCEEYEERNFIKFIETFEEFAKHKLKFLLHIPK, from the exons GCCTCTGTGGACCACCATTACAGATTCATGGACACCTATGTGATGTTGGTAAACCAGGTGCCGACTCTTGCCAAGTCTGTAGacctcagctgagcactgacaaattcatagctggaaaccagaccagctcaccCATCTTAGTAATGTTCAAG AAAACATACCTGAGAAGTATTTGTCTCCACTACCAGCAGTATCTTATTCTGAACAGACATTTTCTCAGCTTTTTAAATAATGCAGCTGGAATAACCATCTTCATTCTTTg ctGCATCAGCGCATATCTACCAGGAATAGAAGCTGAAAGAAGAAGGTGGGAGGCAGTTATAGATGATTTGCATGAGATTAAATACACATCTGAT AGCATCGATGCCTGTTTATACACTGCATATACAGACAAGCCA gaTGAGTGTGAAGTACAAGTGATGGAATGCTTTTTGTTAGAGTTGAAAGTGATTTCCCATGAATGTGAAATCAGAAAAGGATGTAAAATCAAACAGTACGTGCGCAATGTGCTGGCAAATGTAAAGGCAAATTTACCAAAGAATACAAGTTTACCAACCAGTCCG aaCAGGAATAAAATAACATGCAAACAATGTGAAGAGTACGAAGAAAGAAATTTTATTAAATTTATAGAGACTTTCGAAGAGTTTGCAAAACACAAGCTGAAATTTTTACTGCACATTCCTAAATAG
- the IL15 gene encoding interleukin-15 isoform X6: protein MATMVLYWSTALAVDSSLCGPPLQIHGHLCDVGKPGADSCQVCRPQLSTDKFIAGNQTSSPILVMFKKTYLRSICLHYQQYLILNRHFLSFLNNAAGITIFILCCISAYLPGIEAERRRWEAVIDDLHEIKYTSDSIDACLYTAYTDKPNRNKITCKQCEEYEERNFIKFIETFEEFAKHKLKFLLHIPK from the exons GCCTCTGTGGACCACCATTACAGATTCATGGACACCTATGTGATGTTGGTAAACCAGGTGCCGACTCTTGCCAAGTCTGTAGacctcagctgagcactgacaaattcatagctggaaaccagaccagctcaccCATCTTAGTAATGTTCAAG AAAACATACCTGAGAAGTATTTGTCTCCACTACCAGCAGTATCTTATTCTGAACAGACATTTTCTCAGCTTTTTAAATAATGCAGCTGGAATAACCATCTTCATTCTTTg ctGCATCAGCGCATATCTACCAGGAATAGAAGCTGAAAGAAGAAGGTGGGAGGCAGTTATAGATGATTTGCATGAGATTAAATACACATCTGAT AGCATCGATGCCTGTTTATACACTGCATATACAGACAAGCCA aaCAGGAATAAAATAACATGCAAACAATGTGAAGAGTACGAAGAAAGAAATTTTATTAAATTTATAGAGACTTTCGAAGAGTTTGCAAAACACAAGCTGAAATTTTTACTGCACATTCCTAAATAG
- the IL15 gene encoding interleukin-15 isoform X1, with amino-acid sequence MATMVLYWSTALAVDSSLCGPPLQIHGHLCDVGKPGADSCQVCRPQLSTDKFIAGNQTSSPILVMFKKTYLRSICLHYQQYLILNRHFLSFLNNAAGITIFILCCISAYLPGIEAERRRWEAVIDDLHEIKYTSDSIDACLYTAYTDKPDECEVQVMECFLLELKVISHECEIRKGCKIKQYVRNVLANVKANLPKNTSLPTSPNRNKITCKQCEEYEERNFIKFIETFEEFAKHKLKFLLHIPK; translated from the exons GCCTCTGTGGACCACCATTACAGATTCATGGACACCTATGTGATGTTGGTAAACCAGGTGCCGACTCTTGCCAAGTCTGTAGacctcagctgagcactgacaaattcatagctggaaaccagaccagctcaccCATCTTAGTAATGTTCAAG AAAACATACCTGAGAAGTATTTGTCTCCACTACCAGCAGTATCTTATTCTGAACAGACATTTTCTCAGCTTTTTAAATAATGCAGCTGGAATAACCATCTTCATTCTTTg ctGCATCAGCGCATATCTACCAGGAATAGAAGCTGAAAGAAGAAGGTGGGAGGCAGTTATAGATGATTTGCATGAGATTAAATACACATCTGAT AGCATCGATGCCTGTTTATACACTGCATATACAGACAAGCCA gaTGAGTGTGAAGTACAAGTGATGGAATGCTTTTTGTTAGAGTTGAAAGTGATTTCCCATGAATGTGAAATCAGAAAAGGATGTAAAATCAAACAGTACGTGCGCAATGTGCTGGCAAATGTAAAGGCAAATTTACCAAAGAATACAAGTTTACCAACCAGTCCG aaCAGGAATAAAATAACATGCAAACAATGTGAAGAGTACGAAGAAAGAAATTTTATTAAATTTATAGAGACTTTCGAAGAGTTTGCAAAACACAAGCTGAAATTTTTACTGCACATTCCTAAATAG
- the IL15 gene encoding interleukin-15 isoform X4, which yields MATMVLYWSTALAVDSSLCGPPLQIHGHLCDVGKPGADSCQVCRPQLSTDKFIAGNQTSSPILVMFKKTYLRSICLHYQQYLILNRHFLSFLNNAAGITIFILCCISAYLPGIEAERRRWEAVIDDLHEIKYTSDSIDACLYTAYTDKPDECEVQVMECFLLELKVISHECEIRKGCKIKQYVRNVLANVKANLPKNTSLPTSPE from the exons GCCTCTGTGGACCACCATTACAGATTCATGGACACCTATGTGATGTTGGTAAACCAGGTGCCGACTCTTGCCAAGTCTGTAGacctcagctgagcactgacaaattcatagctggaaaccagaccagctcaccCATCTTAGTAATGTTCAAG AAAACATACCTGAGAAGTATTTGTCTCCACTACCAGCAGTATCTTATTCTGAACAGACATTTTCTCAGCTTTTTAAATAATGCAGCTGGAATAACCATCTTCATTCTTTg ctGCATCAGCGCATATCTACCAGGAATAGAAGCTGAAAGAAGAAGGTGGGAGGCAGTTATAGATGATTTGCATGAGATTAAATACACATCTGAT AGCATCGATGCCTGTTTATACACTGCATATACAGACAAGCCA gaTGAGTGTGAAGTACAAGTGATGGAATGCTTTTTGTTAGAGTTGAAAGTGATTTCCCATGAATGTGAAATCAGAAAAGGATGTAAAATCAAACAGTACGTGCGCAATGTGCTGGCAAATGTAAAGGCAAATTTACCAAAGAATACAAGTTTACCAACCAGTCCG GAATAA